A single genomic interval of Sebastes umbrosus isolate fSebUmb1 chromosome 11, fSebUmb1.pri, whole genome shotgun sequence harbors:
- the LOC119497710 gene encoding carcinoembryonic antigen-related cell adhesion molecule 20-like has translation MRSTTVIPCWRSLSCVLLVALMSAPGLEAWDQISWTGEVTAGFSTTFTCSSSCHPNCIYTWYFKGRTVNGSAITWTPDGLDNTVELNCNVHNPETGASSSLTSIVEIKNRVSVKISPPNTVPSLNRSLDLVCHGAPSGDLSQLVNQVVWYKDGQKVTLRENMQLMQNNLTLHFDSPLPSDAGFYMCEIHVPAIQQTRVFSLGYLLSFDPWNVSISGPDIVFPGRLSKFTCLTSCTLNVDCTVRWPFRQGFPIGSFFSVNGNELRWTPSIPGTFQIFTCVAENIAAGRSAEATKMVEVKGILVSGSEAVQLSGLFAMIVSLALLVLFDS, from the exons ATGAGAAGCACTACTGTGATCCCCTGCTGGAGGAGTCTTTCCTGTGTTTTGCTGGTGGCACTGATGA GTGCACCAGGTTTGGAGGCCTGGGATCAGATCTCCTGGACCGGTGAGGTGACAGCTGGTTTCAGTACCACTTTCACCTGTTCCTCTTCTTGCCACCCAAACTGCATCTACACCTGGTACTTTAAGGGCCGCACGGTCAACGGGAGCGCAATAACCTGGACGCCAGATGGACTGGACAATACAGTGGAATTAAATTGCAATGTGCACAATCCAGAAACAGGAGCCTCCAGCAGTTTGACCTCCATTGTAGAAATTAAGA ATCGAGTGTCTGTGAAAATCAGCCCACCAAACACTGTCCCATCTCTCAACCGGTCGCTGGATCTGGTCTGCCATGGTGCTCCATCAGGTGACCTCTCACAGCTGGTGAACCAGGTGGTCTGGTACAAAGACGGACAGAAAGTGACCCTGCGTGAAAATATGCAGCTGATGCAAAACAACCTCACGCTTCACTTTGACTCACCGCTTCCTTCTGATGCTGGATTCTACATGTGTGAGATTCATGTGCCTGCGATTCAACAGACAAGAGTTTTCAGCCTGGGCTACTTACTCAGCT TTGATCCCTGGAACGTCAGCATCAGCGGACCTGACATCGTGTTTCCTGGCAGATTGAGTAAATTCACCTGCTTGACGAGCTGTACCTTAAATGTGGACTGTACAGTCAGATGGCCGTTCAGGCAGGGTTTCCCCATTGGAAGCTTCTTTTCAGTCAATGGAAATGAGCTCAGGTGGACCCCTTCCATACCTGGTACTTTCCAAATATTTACCTGTGTTGCAGAAAATATAGCTGCTGGACGCTCTGCTGAGGCCACCAAGATGGTAGAAGTTAAAG GTATTCTTGTGTCTGGATCAGAGGCGGTGCAGCTCAGTGGACTTTTTGCAATGATCGTCAGCCTTGCACTGCTGGTCCTTTTTGATTCTTAG